A region of the Pirellulales bacterium genome:
AACAATCTCGAGGAGGGCGTCGGGGCATCGGGCGCGAATTTGCTGCCAAGAGTCGGCGATGAACGGCAGGATCGATGCCACATTGGTGCTATGATTGCTGCCCACAAAGCAGAGGCTCTTCCGCCGGCATCGACGCGGGCATGTTTCGAGTGCATGCTCCGCGACAATTACCCTTTTATCCGGCAGCATTTCCTGGAGCACTTTCTGCTCTTCATTCTGAATCGCAATCACGAGGTCGAACGGTTCCAGGTGCTGAATTTCTTCCTCGCGCGTCATGCCACCTTCCGCCGGCAAGCTCGATCGCTGCAAATCGGCGTCGCGCAGATGCACAACGTCGTGCGTATCGACCACCAGCAAAGTGCGGTCGCGCCGCACCTTTGCAATCAATGGTGCAAGGTAAGTGTGGTCGATCCAAACGACGTCGGCACGGTCTCTGGCCACAATGCGCGAGAAGGCGTCGCCAGCATCTTGGGACCGGCCAAGCCAGCGCCAAGCCGAAATGGCGGCTCGAGAGAGAATCGATCGACGGGGACGAACCAGAAACTCAAGACATTGCGACGGCGCCGCTGGCAATCGCCGACCTGCCATTTCAAGCATGCTGACTCGATCCACGAACATTTGGACGTCGGCCGGCTTCCGTTGGCGGCAAGCCTTCCATCCCGCAAAAACCAGATGCACCCGAAATCCAGTCGATCGTAGATACCGCAAGATGCTGGCGAGCCGCGTCGCGCTGCCTGAATTCTGGAACGACGGGTAGTATGGGGAAAGCACGGTGATTTTGAGCATCGCTGGTTCTCTCCATCCGGTTGTTCGCTATTTGTCGGTTATACCGACTGGGCAACTTTTGCCGATTTTAAGCTCATCCCCAATTGTCCTTCGGCCCGATTTTGTAAGGTCCTCACAACAGGGCCGCACTATGACGATTCCAAAAATCATCCATCAGACCTGGAAAGACGAAAACGTTCCGGCGGTTCTCCGTCCCTACGTTGAATCGTGGCGGCGGCATCATCCGCAGTGGGAATGGCGGCTGTGGACCGACAAGGAAAACCGGCGCTTCATCCGAAGGCACTACCCCGCGTTCTTGAAGCAATACGATCGATACCCCTGGCCTATCCAGCGAGTGGATGCCGTTCGCTATTTTCTACTTGAGCGTTTCGGCGGCCTGTATGTCGATTTGGATTTTCAATGCCTGCGGCAGTTCGATCCTCTTCTGGAAGGAAGATCGTGTGTGCTTGGTCAGGAATCGTTGGAACACGGTCGGCTATTCCAACGGACGCGGATCGTGTGCAATGCCTTGATGGCCGCGGAGCCAGGTCATCCGTTCTTCCGCCGCGTGATCGAGGAATTGCCTGCCTTTGCGGCCAAACCGGATCCCGCGCAAACCGTTCTGACGACGACTGGCCCATTCATGCTCAGCGACGTTTATGACGGCTTTGCCTCGAAGGAAACGATCGCCCTGATGCCACCCGACTATTTCTATCCGCTATCGATGGAGCAAGCCGACGAATTCCGCAACACGGGAAGGCCGGTCGATCAACTCGATGCTTACGCC
Encoded here:
- a CDS encoding glycosyltransferase, with protein sequence MTIPKIIHQTWKDENVPAVLRPYVESWRRHHPQWEWRLWTDKENRRFIRRHYPAFLKQYDRYPWPIQRVDAVRYFLLERFGGLYVDLDFQCLRQFDPLLEGRSCVLGQESLEHGRLFQRTRIVCNALMAAEPGHPFFRRVIEELPAFAAKPDPAQTVLTTTGPFMLSDVYDGFASKETIALMPPDYFYPLSMEQADEFRNTGRPVDQLDAYAVHFHVGSWWRPDEAKNGGRPVGAGRPNRWQRRGQRIDAELAIIAGWLRASWGWGAKSPALRGAPARFSALPSIAIPTGAAEE